One window of the Leptospiraceae bacterium genome contains the following:
- a CDS encoding SHOCT domain-containing protein — MKVKLVAILVFVFFVSCASGFYKKKKIYTSDDLVIYFLDQSDYPDEKEIRAQLPPLLPIPENSIEILSFALSELKIEKKEIFGKNEYPLFYPEQLYEILAVFKDILPNVPEGKRLLVVQKYDPFKTLFSKEKRTTFMFWYDEFGYNLVVGESHEDLLMDSFSTKKDWLDFYPVSFKRNNPKLKIIKTDFFEYKQVGDFTHYTWITFQKDVVSQLIPKQKETSALDFPQVEEKLKRLKELYDKKLITKEEYDSKRKEILKNF, encoded by the coding sequence ATGAAAGTCAAGCTTGTGGCTATCTTAGTTTTCGTTTTTTTTGTTTCGTGTGCCAGTGGTTTTTACAAAAAAAAGAAGATCTATACCTCAGATGACTTGGTGATTTATTTTTTAGATCAAAGCGATTACCCAGATGAAAAAGAAATTCGAGCTCAGCTGCCACCATTGTTGCCAATCCCAGAAAATAGCATAGAAATTCTTTCTTTTGCCTTGTCAGAGTTAAAAATTGAAAAAAAAGAAATCTTTGGAAAAAACGAATATCCATTGTTTTATCCAGAACAGCTCTACGAAATCTTGGCTGTGTTTAAGGACATTTTGCCAAATGTACCAGAAGGAAAGCGATTATTGGTTGTTCAAAAATATGATCCCTTCAAAACCCTTTTTAGTAAGGAAAAACGAACCACCTTTATGTTTTGGTACGATGAGTTTGGCTATAACTTGGTAGTAGGTGAATCCCATGAGGATCTACTCATGGATAGTTTTTCTACAAAAAAAGATTGGCTGGATTTTTATCCCGTATCTTTCAAAAGAAACAACCCAAAATTGAAAATCATAAAGACAGATTTTTTTGAATACAAACAAGTAGGAGATTTTACTCACTACACATGGATAACCTTTCAGAAAGATGTAGTTTCTCAATTAATCCCTAAACAAAAAGAAACAAGTGCTCTGGATTTTCCTCAAGTCGAAGAGAAACTAAAAAGACTGAAGGAACTCTATGACAAAAAACTCATAACCAAAGAAGAATACGACTCCAAAAGAAAAGAAATATTAAAAAATTTTTAG
- a CDS encoding methyl-accepting chemotaxis protein gives MKLQISKTESESKEAQDSINTMSENLQEIHDSFKNIGQSTEMIKDIADRTNLLSLNASIEAARAGEYGKGFAVVAQEINKLAESSQENAKTINKVIQTNNQKIDKIIQRMNKAKELFHHQIMQLTNMIYFFKGLHQEFESLIAFNNNLTNVIEKSYDRINEISKLFHEQKKNFEFINSAITENGKGITNINAEISHLRESISKIEHIIEKSHVSFY, from the coding sequence GTGAAGTTGCAGATATCAAAAACAGAATCTGAATCCAAAGAAGCACAAGACTCTATTAATACAATGAGTGAGAATCTCCAAGAAATTCATGATTCTTTTAAAAATATAGGTCAATCCACGGAAATGATAAAAGACATCGCAGATCGCACCAATCTTTTGTCTTTGAATGCTTCAATTGAAGCGGCAAGAGCAGGAGAATACGGAAAAGGTTTTGCTGTGGTGGCTCAAGAAATCAATAAACTCGCAGAAAGTAGCCAAGAAAATGCAAAAACCATCAATAAAGTCATTCAAACCAACAATCAAAAAATTGACAAGATAATACAAAGAATGAACAAGGCAAAAGAACTTTTCCATCATCAAATCATGCAACTGACAAATATGATTTATTTTTTCAAAGGACTTCATCAAGAATTTGAATCTCTCATTGCATTCAATAATAACTTAACAAATGTGATTGAAAAAAGCTATGATAGGATCAATGAAATATCCAAACTTTTCCATGAACAAAAAAAGAATTTTGAATTTATAAATAGCGCCATCACGGAAAACGGAAAAGGAATCACAAATATCAATGCTGAGATAAGCCATTTAAGAGAATCTATCTCGAAGATAGAACATATAATAGAGAAAAGTCATGTTTCTTTTTATTAA
- a CDS encoding phosphoribosylanthranilate isomerase — MIYLEKFSILRNKIHLNIPLVKICGNKYLDEAYKVAKFHPDFMGWIFAKQSPRKVNTDEAKSIIKQIKRDFPEIFHVAVFADNSLFEIITITKEINQNEDLIDFLQVVEGADFIDELSKQLIEKQLMIPIIPVIRPTSVLTDQSFFSSPMTFLWIVDRYDPKLKGGTGKVIPKELFSEQVSKPFLIAGGIQHTNAKEMLKVSGAKGIDVSSGIEDAPGVKNEKKLELLFQEIKNL; from the coding sequence GTGATTTATTTAGAAAAATTTAGTATCCTTCGAAACAAAATCCATTTAAACATCCCATTAGTTAAGATTTGTGGGAATAAGTATTTAGACGAGGCTTATAAAGTAGCAAAATTCCACCCGGATTTCATGGGGTGGATTTTTGCGAAGCAAAGTCCTCGGAAGGTAAATACAGATGAAGCAAAATCAATCATTAAACAAATCAAAAGAGATTTTCCTGAGATTTTTCATGTTGCTGTTTTTGCGGATAATTCACTTTTCGAAATCATAACCATCACAAAAGAAATTAATCAAAACGAAGATTTGATTGATTTTCTTCAAGTGGTAGAGGGGGCGGACTTCATTGATGAACTAAGCAAACAGCTCATAGAAAAACAGCTAATGATTCCAATCATTCCTGTGATACGACCCACTTCTGTTTTGACTGATCAGAGTTTTTTTTCTTCACCCATGACGTTTTTATGGATTGTGGATCGATATGATCCTAAATTGAAAGGTGGAACAGGAAAAGTAATCCCAAAGGAGCTATTTAGCGAACAAGTTTCAAAACCATTTTTGATTGCAGGAGGTATTCAACATACAAATGCAAAAGAAATGTTAAAAGTATCTGGTGCAAAAGGGATTGACGTCAGTTCAGGGATTGAAGATGCACCTGGGGTTAAAAACGAAAAGAAGTTAGAACTACTTTTCCAAGAAATCAAGAATCTTTAA
- the phoU gene encoding phosphate signaling complex protein PhoU: MIRKEIEKLKEMIHLMCRKTETMYFTSLEVLRKKDRKLLNELLEMDKDLNKMEVDVDNACLNLLALKDPYAVDFRYIISVMKSTRDLERIGDESKTIGKWSFKSDLEIDRNSDFQSLVNYTTEALQKAIQALTYEDLKFANDCLQLELNVDELEEKILSKDPILPSGLIIRAMERIGDLSANIAENVIYYLEAKDIRHQV; this comes from the coding sequence ATGATAAGAAAAGAGATCGAAAAACTCAAAGAAATGATACATCTCATGTGCAGAAAAACAGAGACGATGTATTTCACTTCACTCGAGGTTCTACGAAAAAAAGATCGAAAACTTCTAAACGAACTCTTAGAAATGGACAAAGATCTGAACAAAATGGAAGTTGATGTTGATAATGCTTGTCTTAATCTATTAGCCCTAAAAGACCCTTATGCCGTTGATTTTCGCTATATCATTAGTGTAATGAAATCTACTCGAGATTTAGAAAGGATAGGAGATGAATCGAAAACGATTGGAAAATGGAGCTTTAAATCCGATTTAGAAATTGACAGAAACTCTGATTTTCAGTCTTTAGTGAATTATACCACAGAAGCGCTACAAAAGGCAATCCAAGCCCTAACTTACGAAGATTTAAAATTTGCTAATGATTGTTTACAATTAGAGTTAAATGTTGATGAGTTGGAAGAAAAAATCCTCAGTAAAGACCCTATTCTTCCCAGTGGACTCATTATCAGAGCTATGGAACGAATTGGGGATCTAAGCGCTAACATAGCTGAAAATGTCATTTATTACTTAGAAGCCAAAGACATTCGTCATCAAGTATAA
- a CDS encoding serine protease, which yields MDKKFFVLLFLIFSFCHDGKSQIIDYEDFKKYVVSIHYTNAGKPNGTGFLLSDGKTILTCEHVIKNWENSLFVSYFNEDSKFYPAKVLGKDEKKDLALLQVVHSLKTQRIPFKEKLKVGEEVFAFGSMYGFSYTLLKGYVSHPLREEVDYTRLPHIHVFGLAYSGMSGAPVFSQDGYFIGLIRGVFGFGIDNGNSMVIPISTIRDFLREHKIEY from the coding sequence ATGGATAAAAAATTTTTCGTTTTATTATTTCTTATATTCTCGTTTTGCCATGATGGAAAAAGTCAGATAATCGATTATGAAGACTTCAAAAAATACGTAGTTTCAATTCATTATACGAATGCAGGAAAACCCAATGGGACGGGCTTTTTATTATCCGATGGTAAGACCATATTAACTTGTGAGCATGTCATCAAAAACTGGGAGAACTCGCTTTTTGTTTCTTACTTTAATGAAGACTCGAAATTTTATCCTGCGAAAGTTCTTGGAAAGGACGAAAAAAAAGACTTAGCTTTGCTACAAGTGGTTCATAGTTTGAAAACCCAGCGAATTCCATTCAAAGAAAAACTGAAAGTGGGTGAGGAGGTGTTTGCTTTTGGCTCGATGTATGGATTTTCTTACACACTCTTAAAAGGGTATGTGTCCCATCCTTTACGAGAAGAAGTAGATTATACGAGATTACCTCATATTCACGTTTTTGGTTTGGCATATAGTGGGATGTCAGGTGCTCCTGTGTTTTCACAGGATGGTTATTTTATTGGTTTGATTCGGGGTGTTTTTGGTTTTGGCATTGACAATGGGAATTCTATGGTAATTCCTATTAGCACGATTCGGGATTTTTTAAGAGAACATAAAATTGAATATTAA
- a CDS encoding delta-60 repeat domain-containing protein, whose product MSLKKLVLVGGLILYVFSCIQFKELPSDPTTPTGLFRTLLRQNLLNEQNEQTEDNINPNPENENTNPNSNTDNFNNSSNNNNSNNNDNNNNTYTEPRGEIDTSFGTLGKVIIDFDNNNDKAYAIAIQPNGKILLAGTAIVFISSDFALVRLNPDGSLDTSFGPSLNGKVTTDVSGAGSTEEGRAMVLQPDGKILVAGLSDQDSAVVRYHPDGNIDTQFGTNGIARSNYSMYDEAFSMAIDSAGRIILGGKASYIGRGYDFALFRFLPNGNLDTSFNGNGYLIEDFGSSDYIRSVKIQQPGDKILVVGDSEVNSLPNYEFFVLRYNASGIPDTEFDSDGISYVDINFVDDAYDIAIQPNNQIIVVGNTTEGVGPGRDVGIIRLNSDGSLDTSFGNGGEVIIDMDETNSNIYGDYDKDFAMKVALQPNGKIIVVGYTEKIFNNRFNEKIFIIRLNPDGSLDNTFGNNGKLVIDLIPELQDYEEEVINSVAILPNGNILVAGYVLTSSSGYDFFVMRIK is encoded by the coding sequence ATGAGTTTAAAAAAGTTAGTCTTGGTAGGTGGCTTAATTTTATATGTATTCAGTTGTATACAATTTAAAGAATTACCTTCAGATCCTACTACTCCAACTGGATTATTCAGAACTTTGCTTAGACAAAATCTATTAAATGAGCAAAATGAGCAAACGGAAGACAATATAAATCCAAATCCTGAAAATGAAAATACTAATCCCAACTCTAACACAGATAACTTTAATAACTCCAGTAATAACAATAACTCAAACAATAACGACAACAATAATAACACATATACTGAACCGAGAGGCGAGATTGATACCTCATTTGGAACGCTAGGAAAAGTGATTATTGATTTTGACAATAATAACGATAAGGCCTATGCTATTGCTATACAACCAAATGGAAAAATTCTTTTAGCTGGTACCGCTATAGTGTTTATTTCCTCTGACTTTGCTTTGGTTCGTTTGAATCCTGATGGATCCCTCGATACTTCCTTCGGTCCGAGCCTAAACGGAAAAGTAACAACAGATGTAAGTGGAGCAGGAAGTACTGAAGAAGGACGAGCAATGGTATTACAACCTGATGGAAAAATTCTTGTAGCAGGACTTTCAGATCAAGATTCTGCGGTAGTAAGGTATCATCCAGATGGAAACATTGATACACAGTTTGGAACCAATGGCATAGCTAGGTCAAACTATTCAATGTATGATGAAGCTTTTTCAATGGCTATTGACTCAGCAGGAAGAATAATTTTAGGTGGAAAAGCCTCTTATATAGGTAGAGGGTATGATTTTGCTTTATTTCGATTTCTGCCTAATGGGAATTTAGACACAAGTTTTAATGGAAATGGATATCTTATTGAAGATTTCGGAAGTAGTGATTATATTAGAAGTGTCAAAATACAACAACCCGGAGATAAAATCTTAGTGGTTGGTGATAGTGAAGTGAATAGCTTGCCAAATTATGAGTTTTTTGTTTTGAGGTATAATGCATCGGGCATTCCTGATACAGAATTTGATAGTGATGGTATTTCGTATGTGGATATCAATTTCGTTGATGATGCTTACGATATAGCAATTCAACCCAACAATCAAATTATTGTAGTTGGTAATACAACAGAAGGTGTAGGTCCAGGTAGAGATGTAGGTATCATAAGGTTAAATTCTGATGGTTCATTGGATACAAGTTTTGGAAACGGTGGAGAGGTGATCATAGATATGGATGAAACCAACTCGAATATTTATGGTGATTACGATAAAGATTTTGCCATGAAAGTCGCCTTACAACCCAACGGAAAAATCATCGTAGTTGGATATACAGAGAAAATCTTTAACAACAGATTCAATGAGAAAATCTTCATAATTCGATTGAATCCGGATGGAAGTTTAGACAATACTTTTGGAAACAACGGTAAATTAGTGATTGATTTAATCCCTGAACTTCAAGATTATGAAGAAGAAGTTATCAACTCCGTAGCTATACTACCAAACGGAAATATTTTAGTTGCTGGTTATGTTCTTACTTCTTCAAGTGGGTATGACTTCTTTGTAATGAGGATAAAGTAG
- a CDS encoding alkaline phosphatase family protein yields the protein MKNYFFVAALIFLPFVLLAQEVRIGFGSCFDQNRSYEIWDTLQKENFDYFIFLGDNVYTDNEQQFETAYQKLFQNQAFRSFFEKTNILSIWDDHDFGKNDAGKEFDQKTYTKQLFLDYWYKQKQPSLYQELLKREGLYHSFLINQKGLKVLVILLDTRWFRDPLKRKDPLVIHYLPHEDIQKTLLGDTQWNWLEKELRRKADFYIIASSIQVIPEEHRFEKWHNFPHEKQKLLQIIQKLKIKNLIFISGDRHFAEISKKDILTNGKPFSLYEITASSLNQELPKSFQQEVLQEKNQYRLFEAYLKPNYGFLIIQKKQKSLSIQGGIKDENSKIIKKIDIQA from the coding sequence ATGAAGAACTACTTTTTTGTAGCGGCTTTAATTTTTTTGCCTTTTGTTCTACTTGCTCAAGAGGTTCGGATTGGCTTTGGATCATGTTTCGATCAGAATCGATCCTACGAAATCTGGGATACCCTTCAAAAAGAAAACTTTGATTATTTTATTTTTTTAGGAGATAATGTATATACAGATAATGAACAGCAATTCGAAACTGCTTATCAGAAGTTATTTCAGAATCAAGCCTTTCGTTCGTTTTTTGAAAAAACCAACATCTTATCGATTTGGGACGACCACGACTTTGGAAAAAATGATGCCGGGAAAGAGTTTGATCAAAAAACCTACACAAAACAGCTCTTCTTAGATTATTGGTATAAACAAAAACAACCTTCTCTATATCAAGAGCTGCTAAAACGAGAAGGCTTATATCATTCTTTCTTGATAAATCAGAAAGGACTCAAAGTTTTAGTCATTTTATTAGATACTCGCTGGTTTCGTGATCCATTAAAAAGAAAAGATCCTTTGGTAATACATTATCTGCCACATGAAGATATCCAAAAAACTCTTCTCGGAGATACCCAATGGAACTGGTTAGAAAAAGAACTCCGAAGAAAAGCAGATTTTTATATCATCGCAAGTAGCATACAAGTCATACCTGAAGAACATCGATTCGAAAAATGGCATAATTTTCCCCATGAAAAACAAAAACTCTTACAAATTATCCAAAAACTCAAAATCAAAAATCTTATCTTTATCAGCGGAGATCGGCATTTTGCCGAAATCTCGAAAAAAGACATCTTGACAAATGGAAAACCTTTCTCACTCTATGAAATTACCGCAAGTAGCCTAAACCAAGAGCTCCCTAAAAGCTTTCAACAGGAAGTTCTTCAAGAAAAGAACCAGTATCGTCTTTTTGAAGCTTACTTAAAACCAAACTATGGTTTTCTTATTATACAAAAAAAGCAAAAATCTCTCAGCATACAAGGGGGTATAAAAGACGAAAACTCCAAAATCATAAAAAAGATAGATATACAAGCATGA
- a CDS encoding RtcB family protein produces the protein MIVIKEKDFKVPLKIWTDLEEIEEEARQQLYNIARLPWVFHHVSVMPDVHFGKGATVGSVIAMKDAISPAAVGVDIGCGMAAIKTNIKAKELPDSLRPIRLDIEKAIPVGFDEHKIPVYQEYLPESLLKETKELFKNFYRLTEKVHNLRSKAEIQLGTLGGGNHFIELCLDTEENVWLMLHSGSRHIGHELANYHIERAKKLAHNQNLPDPDLAVYLEGTKEMEEYKHDLYWAQRYAYLNRNVMLEIYKKVLQKYFPHLKEVERIVCHHNYVAEEIHFGEKVYITRKGAIRAKKGEMGIIPGSMGAKSYIVRGLGNPESYESASHGAGRRISRNKAKKLYTEKDLIEQTRGVESRKDKGILDEIPAAYKDIDKVMEQQKDLVEIVYELKQVLCVKG, from the coding sequence ATGATTGTTATCAAGGAAAAGGATTTCAAAGTTCCATTAAAAATTTGGACGGATTTGGAGGAAATCGAAGAAGAAGCAAGACAACAACTTTATAACATTGCACGATTACCTTGGGTTTTTCATCATGTGAGTGTAATGCCTGATGTGCATTTTGGCAAAGGAGCAACTGTGGGTTCTGTCATAGCCATGAAGGATGCAATATCTCCTGCGGCTGTGGGGGTGGATATCGGATGTGGGATGGCTGCCATCAAAACAAACATCAAAGCCAAAGAACTTCCTGATTCATTACGTCCCATTCGTTTAGATATTGAAAAAGCGATACCCGTTGGCTTTGATGAACACAAAATCCCTGTTTATCAAGAATACTTACCTGAGTCATTACTCAAAGAAACGAAGGAGTTATTTAAGAACTTTTATCGATTAACAGAAAAGGTTCACAATTTAAGGTCCAAAGCCGAGATACAATTAGGAACCTTAGGCGGTGGAAACCACTTTATCGAACTTTGTTTGGACACAGAAGAAAATGTGTGGTTAATGCTACATTCGGGCTCTCGTCACATCGGACATGAACTGGCAAATTATCACATAGAAAGGGCAAAAAAATTAGCTCACAATCAGAATCTACCTGATCCTGACTTAGCAGTATATTTGGAAGGAACCAAAGAAATGGAAGAGTATAAGCATGATTTATATTGGGCACAACGATATGCTTACTTAAATAGAAATGTCATGTTGGAAATTTACAAAAAAGTATTGCAAAAATACTTCCCTCACTTGAAGGAAGTCGAACGAATTGTTTGTCATCATAATTATGTGGCAGAAGAAATCCACTTTGGGGAAAAAGTGTACATAACAAGAAAAGGAGCCATACGTGCAAAAAAAGGAGAAATGGGAATCATTCCTGGTTCAATGGGAGCAAAAAGTTACATCGTTCGTGGGTTAGGAAATCCCGAGTCTTATGAAAGTGCCTCTCATGGAGCTGGAAGAAGAATCAGTAGAAACAAAGCAAAGAAACTCTACACAGAAAAGGACCTGATCGAACAAACTCGCGGTGTCGAATCAAGAAAAGACAAAGGGATTTTGGATGAAATCCCCGCAGCCTATAAAGATATTGATAAGGTCATGGAACAACAAAAAGACTTGGTAGAAATTGTGTATGAGTTAAAACAGGTCCTTTGTGTAAAGGGATAA
- a CDS encoding SET domain-containing protein-lysine N-methyltransferase, translating to MKNKSKKKEYYREEEFRPSKRSEASLKKKVYVDKSPIHGLGVFAKRKIRKNEYIGTYEGVIVLENDTYVLWVQQEHGGWKLIDGKNELRYLNHSSNPNAEFRGNKLYAIKTIHPGCEITFHYGEDWKDVT from the coding sequence ATGAAAAACAAATCGAAAAAAAAAGAATACTATCGAGAAGAAGAATTTCGACCGTCAAAGAGATCTGAAGCATCACTAAAGAAAAAAGTCTACGTGGATAAAAGTCCTATCCATGGTCTTGGAGTATTTGCCAAAAGAAAGATACGCAAAAACGAATATATTGGAACTTACGAAGGGGTGATTGTATTAGAGAATGATACCTACGTGCTTTGGGTGCAACAAGAGCATGGTGGTTGGAAACTCATTGATGGGAAGAACGAACTCCGATATTTGAATCATTCTTCCAATCCCAATGCAGAATTTCGCGGGAATAAGTTATATGCCATCAAAACTATCCATCCTGGTTGTGAGATCACCTTTCATTATGGAGAGGATTGGAAAGACGTAACTTGA
- the fliN gene encoding flagellar motor switch protein FliN, with product MVDAGMSQEEIDALLNNVELLETGESTFQTTTTTQKGVDLSPLERDRIADEILKGLSKGLSGLQIVLNANVLITEPYAEVRTRKEVQKDLKGSNVVFIIKVSGGVNGEAYLIFPLKEAHKIVNIIMGGNGDEDLSTPLDAAEMATIKDAFNPIIYSLISYFSARTGETFSLLGIQVVNGNEFVSDLSEEYLIRIQYNFEISGYFSTRLLLIFPFSMARSVLSLLQKKAKVETTLEETKEEEPTIPVKDVEFPAISTTTQGLTSPNIELLLDVQMTVTVELGRTKKYIKEILEMGEGTVIELDKQAGEHVDVLVNGKLIARGEVVIIDENFGVRIAEIISTKEKLGLRR from the coding sequence ATGGTGGATGCAGGAATGTCTCAAGAAGAAATTGATGCCCTACTAAATAATGTGGAATTATTAGAAACGGGAGAATCTACCTTCCAAACTACAACTACCACTCAAAAAGGAGTAGACCTATCACCTTTAGAAAGAGATAGAATTGCTGATGAGATTTTGAAAGGTCTATCAAAAGGTTTATCTGGTCTTCAGATTGTCTTAAATGCTAATGTCCTCATCACTGAACCCTATGCTGAAGTTCGAACAAGGAAAGAAGTTCAAAAGGATCTAAAGGGTTCCAATGTGGTTTTTATCATAAAAGTTTCGGGTGGTGTAAACGGCGAAGCATATTTAATCTTCCCCCTCAAAGAAGCTCACAAAATCGTCAATATCATCATGGGAGGAAACGGCGATGAGGATTTAAGCACCCCATTAGATGCGGCGGAAATGGCAACTATTAAAGATGCCTTCAATCCAATTATTTATTCGCTGATTTCTTATTTCTCTGCCAGGACAGGAGAAACGTTTTCACTCTTAGGAATACAAGTAGTGAATGGAAATGAATTCGTATCTGATTTGAGTGAAGAGTATCTTATTAGAATTCAATATAATTTTGAAATCTCAGGCTATTTTAGTACCAGGCTTCTGTTAATTTTCCCTTTCTCAATGGCAAGATCGGTCCTTTCTCTATTACAAAAAAAAGCAAAAGTAGAAACCACACTTGAAGAAACAAAAGAAGAAGAGCCCACCATACCCGTTAAAGACGTTGAATTTCCGGCTATAAGCACGACAACACAAGGTTTAACGTCTCCCAACATTGAACTTTTATTGGATGTTCAAATGACTGTGACGGTAGAATTAGGGAGAACCAAAAAATACATCAAAGAGATTTTAGAAATGGGTGAAGGAACCGTCATCGAGTTGGATAAGCAAGCGGGCGAGCATGTCGATGTTTTAGTGAATGGAAAGTTAATAGCTCGAGGCGAGGTAGTAATCATTGATGAAAACTTCGGTGTGAGAATTGCTGAAATCATCTCCACAAAAGAAAAATTAGGCTTAAGAAGATAA
- a CDS encoding MaoC family dehydratase N-terminal domain-containing protein, which produces MQLSKELIGRKLKSYTITVEKGKIREFCMAIGEKNPIFFDEDEARKAGYEGIPIPPTFQTTFQFWGYPEIFEDMRSMGIDTDRLLHMKEEYTYLRPIYANMTIKAEGEVVDVKTGKMEIVTFRTTYKNENDEPCIIAEMGIILRPKES; this is translated from the coding sequence ATGCAATTAAGCAAAGAGCTGATTGGAAGAAAGCTCAAGAGCTACACAATCACCGTTGAAAAAGGAAAGATACGTGAATTTTGTATGGCAATTGGGGAAAAGAACCCCATCTTTTTTGATGAAGACGAGGCAAGAAAAGCAGGTTATGAAGGAATACCTATTCCTCCTACGTTTCAGACCACGTTTCAGTTTTGGGGCTATCCTGAGATTTTCGAAGACATGAGAAGCATGGGAATTGATACAGATCGGCTTCTTCATATGAAAGAAGAGTACACTTATCTACGTCCCATTTATGCCAATATGACCATCAAAGCCGAGGGAGAAGTAGTGGACGTAAAAACAGGAAAAATGGAAATCGTCACCTTTCGAACTACTTATAAAAATGAAAATGATGAGCCTTGTATCATTGCTGAAATGGGAATCATCCTTCGACCCAAAGAATCTTAA
- a CDS encoding MaoC/PaaZ C-terminal domain-containing protein: protein MKTFEDFQVNQELEPLRIGPITHMDLVRYAGASGDFNPIHTDPEFAKKVGLNGTIAHGMFVMAQLGRLLTNHFHLHKIKSFGVKFRGMTKLGETLICTGVVKKKNEEQRTMIVSLQAASESGDIKASGEAEIQF, encoded by the coding sequence ATGAAAACTTTTGAAGACTTCCAAGTAAATCAAGAACTTGAACCTTTACGTATAGGACCCATCACCCATATGGATTTGGTGAGATATGCAGGAGCTTCAGGAGATTTCAATCCCATTCATACCGATCCAGAGTTTGCAAAAAAAGTGGGATTAAATGGAACGATAGCTCATGGAATGTTTGTGATGGCACAATTGGGAAGGTTATTAACTAACCATTTTCATCTTCATAAAATTAAATCCTTCGGTGTAAAATTTCGTGGCATGACTAAGTTGGGAGAAACCTTAATCTGCACTGGAGTAGTAAAAAAGAAAAATGAAGAACAACGAACCATGATTGTGTCATTACAAGCAGCATCCGAGTCTGGAGATATAAAAGCTTCTGGGGAAGCAGAAATTCAGTTTTAG
- a CDS encoding bacitracin resistance protein BacA codes for MREVYVPPSGPPKKAPPELYSILKEDGIRKLLWLHYKNLSQSKISFLFPRNEQELLKSAEKNADFFIQVLGGPPLFTQKYGPPMMRARHMKFPITYEHRNVWLECFFLAIEEIKKEIPLEENQEKEFKEFLEDFSEWMVNTKD; via the coding sequence ATGCGAGAGGTTTACGTCCCACCATCAGGACCACCAAAAAAAGCACCTCCAGAACTTTATTCCATCTTAAAGGAAGACGGGATCAGAAAGCTCTTGTGGCTTCATTATAAGAATTTATCCCAATCGAAGATAAGTTTCCTATTTCCACGGAATGAGCAAGAACTCCTCAAGTCGGCTGAGAAAAATGCAGATTTTTTTATTCAAGTCTTAGGAGGACCTCCCCTATTCACTCAAAAGTATGGTCCGCCCATGATGAGGGCACGACACATGAAATTCCCCATCACCTACGAACACCGTAATGTTTGGCTTGAGTGCTTTTTCTTAGCCATTGAGGAAATCAAAAAAGAAATCCCATTAGAAGAAAACCAAGAAAAAGAATTCAAAGAGTTTTTGGAAGACTTCTCCGAATGGATGGTCAACACAAAAGACTGA